The following is a genomic window from Staphylococcus capitis subsp. capitis.
GGGTATCACGCAACAAGACATCGGTAGTGATTCAAGTACAGCTATTTCTAATTTATTACTTGTAACTGGAAATTATAGAAAGCCTGGCGCTGGAGCATATCCTCTTCGTGGTCATAATAATGTACAAGGTTGTAGTGATATGGGGAGTATGCCTGACCAATTCCCTGGTTACCAGCTTGTTACTGATGATGAAATTAGAGCTAAATTCGAAAGAGAATATGGCGTAGAATTAAGTGCAACTCCTGGTCGCGATAATCATCAAATGATAGAAGGTATCCATAATGGAGACGTTCATTCACTTTATTTATATGGTGAAGACACAGGTATCGTAGATTCTAATATTAATTTCGTTCAAGCAGCTTTTGAGAAATTAGACTTCATGGTTGTACAAGATGAATTCTTAACATTCACTGCTACTTATGCTGATGTGGTATTACCTGCAAGTCCTTCTCTAGAAAAAGATGGTACATTTACCAACACGGAACGTCGTGTGCAACGTTTATATAAAGCGTTAGATTCACTGGGGGATTCTAAACCTGACTGGGAAATATTCCAACTTATTGCTAATAAATTAAGCGCAGATTGGGATTATAGTCACCCTGGAGAAGTGATGGAGGAAATCGCTCGACTCACTCCGTCATATGCAGGTGTAAGCTACGACCGTTTAGAAGGTTTTAATAGTCTTCAATGGCCTGTAGATAAAGATGGGAAAGATTCTCCAATTCTTTATTTAGATGGATTTAACTTTGAGAATAAAAAGGCAAAGCTTTATCCATTAACATTTGATAATTTCTTCAAAGAAGATGAAGTTTATGATATTCATGTTAATAATGGTCGTTTACTTGAACATTTCCATGAAGGTAACATGACTTATCAAACTGAAATGATTAGATATAAAGTACCACATCCATTTGTTGAGATTTCACCAGAACTAGCGCAAGATCGTGATATACATGAAGGTGCTGAAATCAAATTGATTTCAGAAACTGGTGAAGCAACGTTGGTAGCTCATATTACAGATAGAGTTAAAGGCAAAGAAATCTATATTCCACTAAATAATGATGCTTTAGAAAATGGAGATATGGGAGCAATTAACCTACTCACAAATAGTGATGTAGATAAATACACTGATACGCCGTCATACAAGCGAACAAATGCACGCATGGAGGTTATATCTAAACGTGGTAAGTCACCATTAAATCCAACTAACTTCCGTGTTGATAAACATCGTCATCCTCAATATAGTGTTCAAGTACAGAAAAAATGGAATCGTTCTGATTACTTATTCCCAGGGAAGCAGAGTGATAAATAATGGCTGAAAGAATTACTGAAATTAAACGTCTAAAAAAGTCACCTGAGCAAATAAAGAATGAAAATTTAAACGAAGTCCTTGATGCTATTGCTGAGAATAAAGATAGCATTCTTAAAGCAATCCGTTTAATTCATACTTTAGATGAAGCGAAAATTTTAGATGCACTCAATGGTGGATTTAAAGCACGACAAGTAATTATCAATAAGTTTGCAGTGGAGTTAAATAAGGATATTTACACAGGATTATTATCTAATATGGCACAAATGGTCTTTTTACTTGGTGACTTAAATGTGAAAGATTTAAGTGAAATGCTTAATCGTCTTAACAAAGGTCTTCATGTTGCAAACCAAGCAAGTCCTAATGCACGTACATCTATTAGAAACTTAATGGGTATCCTTAAAGATGACGACATGAATCGTAGTTTAACTTACATGCTTAATTTACTTAAGGGCATGTCACGAGAATAAAATCATATCAATGATTATGTGAGCTTAGGGGCGAAGAAGCATTCTATAATGACTTCCGAGCCTCTATTTTAATATCGCATATCTATAAATTTTCATGTATGATGAAATGTATATTGAAAAGTTTAAATAAAGGAGTGAAGTCGTATCAATCCTAATATTTTGAAAGCCATGGCAATCACTTCCAATGTCTTATTAGTTATTGGTATTGTATTTCTAATTATGCTAAAACTTATGCTTGCAATAGCATTCTTCGCAGTATCTTTAGCTATTAGTCTAGTCATATTTAATGTCATGTTTAGAGATCGCACAGGTATGAAAATTGCAATCAATGTATCATTCTTTATTGTTGTCATTGCAATTGTTATCGCATATTTCGTTTTATCAAAATAAAGCTTTGGGAGTTAGATAACAATGAAGAATACTAGATTTCGTATAACGACAATCTTAATAATAGCTATTTTAGTAATATTTGGAATTCTATTCCTCATTTTTGATACTAATCTTTTCAAAAATGATATCAAATATACTTTCAATGAAGCTGTAGAAAGACAGATAGGTGAAGGTACGCTAAATACTAAAGAGAGAGATGGAAAGTTTGTCAATGCGAAAGAAAAAGATGTTGAACAAGCCATGAGTATTAGCCATGGAGACAATCCGTTGAAATATATGGATATTTCTGAAAAAGTGCCTATGTCTGAATCAGAAGTCAATCATATTTTAAAAGGTAAAGGTATCCTTGAAGATCAAGGCCATACCTTTATAAAAGCTCAAGATAAATATGAAGTTAATATTATTTACTTAATAAGTCATGCATTAGTAGAAACTGGGAACGGAAAATCAGAACTTGCTAAAGGCGTTAAGGATGGAAGTCATAGATACTACAACTTTTATGGCATTGGCGCTTTCGATGAAAATGCTGTCCATACTGGTGAAAGCTATGCTAAACAACAATCATGGACTACACCTAGTAAAGCAATTATGGGTGGCGCATCTTTCGTACGTAATCATTATTTTGAAAATAATCAACTTAATTTATATCAAATGCGTTGGAATCCACAGAATCCTGGGCAACACCAATATGCGAGTGATATTAAGTGGGTAGACAATATTGCTGATATGATGAAAAAATATTATGACAACTTTGGTATTAAAAAAGAAAATATACGAAAAAAATACTATAGATAGCAATGAGGTTAGCACATGGTCATCAATGTCGCTAACCTTATTTAGATATGTAAAATTTACCATTAAAAGTGTGACGACAAACTTTTAAACAACTAAACATATGATAAAATATTAACGAATGATAAATTTGAGGTGTAAAAACAATGAAAGTTGCAATTGTAGGTGCAGGAATTGGTGGTTTGACTGTCGCTGCATTATTAGAAGAGCAAGGTCATGAAGTGAAAATTTTCGAGAAGAATAATTCAATTAGAGAAGTGAGTGCAGGTATAGGTATAGGGGATAATGTACTAAAAAAATTGGGTAATCATGATCTTCAAAAGGGCATTAAAAACGCTGGTCAAAATCTAACAGCTATGAATGTATATGATGAACGTGGGCGCGAATTAGTGTCCGCTAAATTAAAAAATAATACTTTAAATGTAACGTTAGTGCGTCAAACTTTAATAGATATTATTCAATCATATGTTAAGTCTTCTTCAATATATACTAATCATTTAGTGACTGGTTTAGAACAAACAAATTCTAAAGTAACAGTTCACTTTTCAGCACAAGAAAGTGAAGCATTTGATTTGTGTATCGGAGCAGATGGCATTCACTCAAATGTAAGGGAAGCTGTTGGTGCCTCTACCAAGTTGATTTATCAGGGCTATACTTGCTTTAGAGGGATTGTTGATGATGTCAATCTTAAAGATGAACATGTAGCTAATGAATATTGGGGTGCAAAGGGAAGAGTTGGTGTTGTTCCATTATTAAATAACCAAGCTTATTGGTTCATTACGGTTCCAGCTAAAGAAAGGGATCCTAAATATCAAACATTTGGTAAACCGCATTTACAAGCATATTTTAATCATTTTCCAAATGAAGTACGACAAATACTTGATAAGCAAAGTGAGACGGGCATATTATTAAATGACATTTATGATATGAAACCTTTAAGAACCTTTGTATATGGAAGAACAATTTTATTAGGAGATGCTGCCCATGCTACTACGCCAAATATGGGGCAAGGTGCTGGACAAGCGATGGAAGATGCAATCGTTTTAGTCAATTGCTTGGAAGCTTATGATTTCGACAAAGCACTTGAACGATATGATAAATTACGTGTTAAGCACACTGCCAAGGTAATTAAGCGATCAAGAAAAATTGGAAAGGTTGCACAGAAACGTAATAAATTAATTGTGAACATACGCAATTCAATTATGAAAATGATGCCTAACGCATATGCATCATCACAAGCAACATTTTTATATAAATCAAAAGAAAAATAATTAAAGGTGAGCGGACGACATTAAATGTTCCGCTCACCTTTTGTACGTTCAGAGTGATATATTATTTACGATTTACGACGAATTGTGGTTCTTCACCATTTAATTTTTTAATTGCATCGTTAGCAACGATTTTAGCCATCATATCTCTAGCTTCATATGTCGCATTACCGATATGTGGTGTAAGAACAATATTTTTAAACGATTTGAGCTCATCTGTTATCTCAGGTTCGAACTCATATACATCTAGGGCAGCGCCTTCGATTTCTTTATTTTCAAGCGCTTGTACAAGTGCTTGTTCATTGACGATAGGTCCTCGACCAGCGTTAACTAGATATGCTGTGGATTTCATCTGTTTAAATTGTTCACTATCAATTAAATGATGAAGATCAGGGTTATAAGCCGCATTAATAGTAATGAAGTCTGCATTCTCTAATAAAGTATCTAAATCTACATATTTAGCACCGATTTCTCTTTCTTTTTCTTCTTTACGGTGTGGGCCTGTATATAATACATCCATATCAAATGCACGTGCACGTTTGGCAACAGCACCACCAATTTCTCCTAAACCAATAATTCCAATTGTCTTGCCTGAAACTTCTCTTCCACGGAAAAATAGAGGCGCCCAGCCGTCAAAGCCTTTAGTTCTTGATAATTCATCACCTTCAACAATTCGACGGGCAACGCTAAGTATCAAGCCAATTGTTAAATCAGCAGTGGCATTTGTGGATGCTTTAGGTGTGTTAGTCACATCGATATCTTTTTCTCTCGCATAATCGACATCAACATTATTGAAACCAGCGCCATAGTTAGTAATAATTTTAAGATTTTTACCGCTATCTATTACGTCTTTATCCACATTAGTAGAGAGTAAACTTACTAAAGCAGTGGCATCTTTAACGCCTTCTTTTAAAGTTTCTTTATCAATAATTCCCTCGCCATCGTACATCTCAACTTCAAAATGTTCTTTCAATAAGTTTAATCCTACTTCAGGAATTGCGCCTGCGATATATACTTTTTCCATAATTATCACTCCTTCTTTATTAATAG
Proteins encoded in this region:
- a CDS encoding FAD-dependent monooxygenase; protein product: MKVAIVGAGIGGLTVAALLEEQGHEVKIFEKNNSIREVSAGIGIGDNVLKKLGNHDLQKGIKNAGQNLTAMNVYDERGRELVSAKLKNNTLNVTLVRQTLIDIIQSYVKSSSIYTNHLVTGLEQTNSKVTVHFSAQESEAFDLCIGADGIHSNVREAVGASTKLIYQGYTCFRGIVDDVNLKDEHVANEYWGAKGRVGVVPLLNNQAYWFITVPAKERDPKYQTFGKPHLQAYFNHFPNEVRQILDKQSETGILLNDIYDMKPLRTFVYGRTILLGDAAHATTPNMGQGAGQAMEDAIVLVNCLEAYDFDKALERYDKLRVKHTAKVIKRSRKIGKVAQKRNKLIVNIRNSIMKMMPNAYASSQATFLYKSKEK
- a CDS encoding N-acetylglucosaminidase, producing the protein MKNTRFRITTILIIAILVIFGILFLIFDTNLFKNDIKYTFNEAVERQIGEGTLNTKERDGKFVNAKEKDVEQAMSISHGDNPLKYMDISEKVPMSESEVNHILKGKGILEDQGHTFIKAQDKYEVNIIYLISHALVETGNGKSELAKGVKDGSHRYYNFYGIGAFDENAVHTGESYAKQQSWTTPSKAIMGGASFVRNHYFENNQLNLYQMRWNPQNPGQHQYASDIKWVDNIADMMKKYYDNFGIKKENIRKKYYR
- a CDS encoding DUF1641 domain-containing protein, giving the protein MAERITEIKRLKKSPEQIKNENLNEVLDAIAENKDSILKAIRLIHTLDEAKILDALNGGFKARQVIINKFAVELNKDIYTGLLSNMAQMVFLLGDLNVKDLSEMLNRLNKGLHVANQASPNARTSIRNLMGILKDDDMNRSLTYMLNLLKGMSRE
- a CDS encoding 2-hydroxyacid dehydrogenase family protein, with the protein product MEKVYIAGAIPEVGLNLLKEHFEVEMYDGEGIIDKETLKEGVKDATALVSLLSTNVDKDVIDSGKNLKIITNYGAGFNNVDVDYAREKDIDVTNTPKASTNATADLTIGLILSVARRIVEGDELSRTKGFDGWAPLFFRGREVSGKTIGIIGLGEIGGAVAKRARAFDMDVLYTGPHRKEEKEREIGAKYVDLDTLLENADFITINAAYNPDLHHLIDSEQFKQMKSTAYLVNAGRGPIVNEQALVQALENKEIEGAALDVYEFEPEITDELKSFKNIVLTPHIGNATYEARDMMAKIVANDAIKKLNGEEPQFVVNRK